In the genome of Meriones unguiculatus strain TT.TT164.6M chromosome 13 unlocalized genomic scaffold, Bangor_MerUng_6.1 Chr13_unordered_Scaffold_40, whole genome shotgun sequence, one region contains:
- the LOC132651129 gene encoding zinc finger protein 120-like produces the protein MDEEEEEGESFSALMVAGISSGCEVEMTSIDIESVMKFAHKDPVPYKVNMFPRTVHEKTHTGEKPSEYNQGGKAISGDSQFQRHKRTHAGEKTYECNTCGKAFSFHSSLRIHKRTHTGEKPYDCNQCSKAFSHHGNLQTHKRTHTGEKPYECHQCGKVFSRHSILKIHKRTHTGERPYKCNHCGKDFLYHSSLQTHKRTHTGEKPYACNQCGKVFSQNCHLQNHKRKHT, from the exons atggatgaggaggaggaagaaggtgagAGCTTTTCTGCTTTGATGGTAGCTGGCATTAGCAGTGG CTGTGAGGTAGAAATGACTTCAATTGACATTGAGAGTGTAATGAAATTTGCACATAAAGACCCTGTGCCTTATAAGGTGAACATGTTCCCTAGGACAGT gcatgaaaaaacacatactggagagaaaccctctGAATATAACCAAGGTGGTAAAGCCATTTCAGGTGACAGTCAgttccaaagacataaaagaacacatgctggagagaagacCTATGAATGTAATacatgtggtaaagccttttcctttCACAGTAGTCTccgaatacataaaagaacacatactggagagaaaccctatgactGTAACCAGTGtagtaaagccttttcacatcatGGTAATctccaaacacataaaagaacacatactggagagaaaccctatgaatgtcacCAGTGTGGCAAAGTCTTTTCTCGTCACAGCATTCTGaaaattcataaaagaacacatactggagagagacCCTATAAATGTAACCACTGTGGTAAAGACTTCTTATATCACAGTAGTctacaaacacataaaagaacacatactggagagaaaccttatgcatgtaaccagtgtggtaaagtgTTTTCACAAAACTGTCATCTCcaaaaccataaaagaaaacatact